One window of Papaver somniferum cultivar HN1 unplaced genomic scaffold, ASM357369v1 unplaced-scaffold_5, whole genome shotgun sequence genomic DNA carries:
- the LOC113342929 gene encoding F-box/kelch-repeat protein At3g06240-like translates to MDNPVVKVNGVESRHMKFLGSCNGLLCLGASGSHTLILWNPSTNEYKEIILPKGEFPITCYGFGYDTKIKDYKLLCITQNEVHAYTLKSNPWRRFNTVTHGYVQTGSAGLLLNGVLHWSASYIPDYYKFILSFDIGSEKFMNMPYPEKIIQGNQTYLLGVLGDSLCLVCGIDDVRVDVWVIQNYGVRESWVKKFTTAQVRISAYSRSLKFYWSFKNEEILIQVRKGFALYGEKNDRIRFLNFD, encoded by the coding sequence ATGGATAATCCAGTGGTAAAAGTGAATGGAGTTGAAAGTCGTCACATGAAATTTTTGGGATCCTGTAATGGGTTGCTTTGTTTAGGGGCCAGTGGCAGTCATACATTGATTCTTTGGAACCCATCAACGAATGAGTACAAGGAAATTATACTACCAAAAGGCGAATTTCCAATCACTTGTTATGGGTTTGGTTACGATACCAAAATTAAAGATTACAAGTTGTTATGTATAACACAGAATGAAGTTCATGCATACACGTTAAAATCTAATCCATGGAGAAGATTCAACACTGTAACTCATGGGTATGTCCAAACTGGATCAGCAGGTTTGCTTCTGAATGGTGTTCTTCATTGGTCGGCATCCTATATCCCTGATTACTACAAATTTATACTTTCTTTTGATATTGGCAGTGAGAAGTTCATGAATATGCCTTATCCAGAGAAGATTATTCAAGGTAATCAAACCTACCTGCTTGGAGTGTTGGGAGATTCCCTTTGCTTAGTTTGTGGTATCGATGATGTTCGAGTTGATGTATGGGTCATTCAAAATTATGGAGTGAGAGAATCTTGGGTTAAAAAATTCACCACTGCTCAAGTACGAATTTCTGCATATTCTCGTTCGTTAAAGTTTTATTGGTCTTTTAAGAATGAAGAGATTCTAATACAAGTTCGCAAGGGTTTCGCATTATATGGTGAAAAGAATGACAGAATTAGGTTTCTTAATTtcgactag